One Ostrea edulis chromosome 2, xbOstEdul1.1, whole genome shotgun sequence genomic region harbors:
- the LOC125679683 gene encoding zinc finger protein GLI1-like isoform X1, giving the protein MKSEVLLNSASRKQNKKRHIFVHEENGSPSCDKSRSPSNSCNVLDMTKCIKLSGNLLPESKSNNGQITNGVGLVLEGAPENRPAALSCDPPLSFGMLTNFHTDHLFMNKHNSAYDVNLHTSSPDSGYNDIVHNLSVTSSNFRITNSVHHPDLQMSTVDAQGIPVPLVTSSAMITTPPLSDEIQNTCQSSGGSPTSGFPYLRLYSSDKEDSPPRVQFHQCRWMHCDNKFLNMDDLVNHVNDQHVKVERPDVDYQCKWEGCPRRGKGFNARYKMLIHIRTHTNEKPHSCALCGKCFSRLENLKIHNRSHTGEKPYICPFEGCNKAYSNSSDRFKHVRTHQEEKPYICKMPGCNKRYTDPSSLRKHVRTHGHYFNGENESKTPKSKSSDQRGSSPQNKSPPIPSSPSPSCGNQKLFSIPTSCMLPQSVPAHYMSPHGIFPSNPMLSSAVLTGGLQTISVPPADSFVTVSPSSPIKLEMESEKLSVENKCQEGPLDLTTSSPPTGSDVDVGDREGPHFSQNGNSSIHSALFGDD; this is encoded by the exons ATGAAATCAGAG GTGCTGTTGAATTCAGCTTCTAGGAAGCAAAACAAGAAGAGACACATTTTTGTGCATGAGGAGAATGGAAGTCCAAGCTGTGACAAATCTAGGAGTCCATCTAATTCTTGTAATGTTTTGGATATGACCAAATGTATCAAGTTATCTGGAAATCTCCTCCCAG AATCAAAATCCAACAACGGTCAGATTACTAATGGGGTTGGACTCGTTTTAGAAGGAGCCCCAGAGAATCGACCAGCTGCGTTGTCATGTGATCCACCTCTGTCCTTTGGAATGCTGACAAACTTCCACACCGACCACTTGTTTATGAACAAGCATAATTCTGCTTATGATGTGAATCTGCATACATCTTCACCAGATTCAGGCTACAATGATATTGTCCACAATCTGTCTGTAACGTCTTCAAATTTTAGAATTACGAATAGTGTGCATCATCCAGACTTGCAGATGAGCACAGTTGATGCTCAGGGAATTCCCGTTCCCTTGGTGACCTCTTCTGCTATGATTACAACACCTCCACTGTCAGATGAGATACAAAAT ACATGCCAATCTAGTGGTGGTTCCCCAACCAGTGGTTTTCCTTACTTGAGATTGTACTCCAGTGACAAGGAAGACTCGCCTCCCAGGGTTCAGTTTCACCAATGTCGCTGGATGCATTGTGACAACAAATTCCTCAACATGGACGACCTTGTCAACCATGTCAACGACCAGCATGTCAAAGTTGAGAGACCTGATGTTGATTACCAGTGTAAATGGGAAGGCTGTCCAAGAAGAGGGAAAGGATTCAATGCTAG ATACAAAATGCTTATCCATATAAGGACCCATACAAATGAAAAGCCCCATAGCTGTGCTTTGTGTGGAAAATGTTTTTCCCGCCTAGAGAATCTCAAGATTCACAACAGATCTCATACTG GAGAGAAACCTTACATATGTCCTTTTGAAGGCTGCAACAAAGCCTACTCAAACTCAAGTGACAGATTCAAACATGTAAGAACCCATCAAGAGGAGAAGCCCTACATCTGCAAAATGCCAGGCTGCAACAAACGATATACAGATCCAAGCTCTCTACGCAAACATGTCCGTACACATGGACATTATTTCAAtggtgaaaatgaaagtaagacTCCTAAATCAAAGTCATCTGATCAAAGGGGGTCATCACCCCAAAATAAGTCACCACCCATTCCCTCCAGTCCTTCACCGTCATGTGGCAATCAGAAGTTGTTCAGCATTCCCACAAGCTGCATGTTGCCTCAAAGTGTGCCAGCTCATTACATGTCTCCTCATGGTATTTTTCCATCCAATCCTATGTTATCGTCTGCCGTCCTAACAGGTGGTCTACAAACAATCTCAGTTCCACCAGCAGACAGCTTTGTGACTGTATCTCCAAGTTCACCCATCAAACTGGAAATGGAAAGTGAAAAACTGTCTGTGGAGAATAAATGCCAGGAGGGACCTTTAGATCTGACTACCAGCAGTCCCCCAACAGGGTCCGATGTGGATGTTGGGGACAGGGAAGGTCCTCACTTTTCACAGAATGGAAACTCATCCATTCATAGTGCCTTGTTTGGGGATGATTGA
- the LOC125679683 gene encoding zinc finger protein GLIS3-like isoform X2 — MTKCIKLSGNLLPESKSNNGQITNGVGLVLEGAPENRPAALSCDPPLSFGMLTNFHTDHLFMNKHNSAYDVNLHTSSPDSGYNDIVHNLSVTSSNFRITNSVHHPDLQMSTVDAQGIPVPLVTSSAMITTPPLSDEIQNTCQSSGGSPTSGFPYLRLYSSDKEDSPPRVQFHQCRWMHCDNKFLNMDDLVNHVNDQHVKVERPDVDYQCKWEGCPRRGKGFNARYKMLIHIRTHTNEKPHSCALCGKCFSRLENLKIHNRSHTGEKPYICPFEGCNKAYSNSSDRFKHVRTHQEEKPYICKMPGCNKRYTDPSSLRKHVRTHGHYFNGENESKTPKSKSSDQRGSSPQNKSPPIPSSPSPSCGNQKLFSIPTSCMLPQSVPAHYMSPHGIFPSNPMLSSAVLTGGLQTISVPPADSFVTVSPSSPIKLEMESEKLSVENKCQEGPLDLTTSSPPTGSDVDVGDREGPHFSQNGNSSIHSALFGDD, encoded by the exons ATGACCAAATGTATCAAGTTATCTGGAAATCTCCTCCCAG AATCAAAATCCAACAACGGTCAGATTACTAATGGGGTTGGACTCGTTTTAGAAGGAGCCCCAGAGAATCGACCAGCTGCGTTGTCATGTGATCCACCTCTGTCCTTTGGAATGCTGACAAACTTCCACACCGACCACTTGTTTATGAACAAGCATAATTCTGCTTATGATGTGAATCTGCATACATCTTCACCAGATTCAGGCTACAATGATATTGTCCACAATCTGTCTGTAACGTCTTCAAATTTTAGAATTACGAATAGTGTGCATCATCCAGACTTGCAGATGAGCACAGTTGATGCTCAGGGAATTCCCGTTCCCTTGGTGACCTCTTCTGCTATGATTACAACACCTCCACTGTCAGATGAGATACAAAAT ACATGCCAATCTAGTGGTGGTTCCCCAACCAGTGGTTTTCCTTACTTGAGATTGTACTCCAGTGACAAGGAAGACTCGCCTCCCAGGGTTCAGTTTCACCAATGTCGCTGGATGCATTGTGACAACAAATTCCTCAACATGGACGACCTTGTCAACCATGTCAACGACCAGCATGTCAAAGTTGAGAGACCTGATGTTGATTACCAGTGTAAATGGGAAGGCTGTCCAAGAAGAGGGAAAGGATTCAATGCTAG ATACAAAATGCTTATCCATATAAGGACCCATACAAATGAAAAGCCCCATAGCTGTGCTTTGTGTGGAAAATGTTTTTCCCGCCTAGAGAATCTCAAGATTCACAACAGATCTCATACTG GAGAGAAACCTTACATATGTCCTTTTGAAGGCTGCAACAAAGCCTACTCAAACTCAAGTGACAGATTCAAACATGTAAGAACCCATCAAGAGGAGAAGCCCTACATCTGCAAAATGCCAGGCTGCAACAAACGATATACAGATCCAAGCTCTCTACGCAAACATGTCCGTACACATGGACATTATTTCAAtggtgaaaatgaaagtaagacTCCTAAATCAAAGTCATCTGATCAAAGGGGGTCATCACCCCAAAATAAGTCACCACCCATTCCCTCCAGTCCTTCACCGTCATGTGGCAATCAGAAGTTGTTCAGCATTCCCACAAGCTGCATGTTGCCTCAAAGTGTGCCAGCTCATTACATGTCTCCTCATGGTATTTTTCCATCCAATCCTATGTTATCGTCTGCCGTCCTAACAGGTGGTCTACAAACAATCTCAGTTCCACCAGCAGACAGCTTTGTGACTGTATCTCCAAGTTCACCCATCAAACTGGAAATGGAAAGTGAAAAACTGTCTGTGGAGAATAAATGCCAGGAGGGACCTTTAGATCTGACTACCAGCAGTCCCCCAACAGGGTCCGATGTGGATGTTGGGGACAGGGAAGGTCCTCACTTTTCACAGAATGGAAACTCATCCATTCATAGTGCCTTGTTTGGGGATGATTGA